GAAAATGGAACGGCAATCGTGATGGTTACACACTCGCCCACGTATGCAGAATACAGCCATCGCATTGTTCATTTATTTGATGGACATATCGTCACCGAAAATATTAAAGAAGGATTTCATGTTTAAATATTTCCGGCAACTCAATTTTGGTTCGATTATACAATTTTAGGTGACAGCTATGATGGTCTTAAAGAATATTTTCAAATATTATAAAAGCGGGTTTGGCAAAACATATGTTTTGCAGGATATTAATCTTGAGATTAAAAAAGGTGAGTTTGTCACAATAATGGGACCATCGGGAGCTGGGAAATCAACATTACTTTATATTATGGGTATGTTAGATAATTCCTCCGATGGTGAATATTATTTTCTTGGCGAACCGGTACATAAACTAAAGGAACGGAATCGTTCTTCACTACATTCTCATTATATCGGGTTTGTTTTTCAAAGCTATCATTTAATCGATGAATTGACAGTATATGAAAACCTGGAGACTCCATTACTTTATAAGAAAATTAAAGGGGCGGAGCGAAAGGGCATGGTTTGCGATACCTTAGATCGTTTTAATATTGTTGCCAAACAAAAACTTTTTCCGAATCAATTATCGGGAGGCCAGCAACAGCTTGTTGGCGTCGCCCGAGCTGTTATTATAAAACCAAAACTTATTTTAGCCGATGAACCCACGGGAAATTTAAACTCTGCCCAGGGTGAAGAGATCATGGCTTTGTTTAAAACTCTGAATGAAGAGGGAACAACGATAATTCAAGTAACCCATTCGGAGAAAAATGCGACTTATGGGAATAGAATTATTCATCTACTCGATGGCAGAATTGACCATCAGGAAAGGTAACGGTTAAAAACAATTTAAATTTAGGCGCATTTTTCAAAAGGAGATAATCATGT
This genomic window from candidate division KSB1 bacterium contains:
- a CDS encoding ABC transporter ATP-binding protein, producing the protein MMVLKNIFKYYKSGFGKTYVLQDINLEIKKGEFVTIMGPSGAGKSTLLYIMGMLDNSSDGEYYFLGEPVHKLKERNRSSLHSHYIGFVFQSYHLIDELTVYENLETPLLYKKIKGAERKGMVCDTLDRFNIVAKQKLFPNQLSGGQQQLVGVARAVIIKPKLILADEPTGNLNSAQGEEIMALFKTLNEEGTTIIQVTHSEKNATYGNRIIHLLDGRIDHQER